From Methanobacterium alcaliphilum, a single genomic window includes:
- a CDS encoding calcium-transporting P-type ATPase, PMR1-type — translation MKWGKKSVEETLQELKTTRNGLSSSEAQKRAQDYGPNELVEEKKDGPIKKFIMQFMDILIILLILAAIAAYFVGDAIDAAVILFVVILNATVGFLQENKAEKAMEKLKGLISSEAIVIRDGRTEKIPASQLTLGDIVVIEEGDNVPADIRLIESYDLRIDESSLTGESLPVSKTIDHTKAENERETIAYMDTDVISGRGVGAVVEIGMETSIGKIAEMLQGEDTATPLQEKISGLGKMLGLIAVVVCIGVFILQISKGIPLVETFMTAVSLAVAAVPEGLPAILTLTLALGMQRMAKSNAVVRKLLAVETLGSCTVICTDKTGTLTLNKMSVRDARLNSPEKALEVCALCNNAHLSNGKVIGDPTDGALLLFAEEEDYSREELEKEYPRIMEIPLDSTRKRMSTINKKGDKDYIFSKGAPEIVLSLCKFLEENGTIRELTETDKEKILSDLTEMTGNALRVLGLAYRELDPNEDLEDKDTLESNLIFVGLSGMMDPPRKEAAEAVSICKKAGIKVVMITGDHKDTAAAIAKEIGVLEGGKVLTGTDLDKISDEKFSEIVEDVQVYARVFPEQKVRIVEALQNKDNVVSMTGDGVNDAPALKKASIGVSMGIAGTDVAKESSDMILQDDNFSTIVHAIEEGRTIFDNIRRFVKFQLSTNVGAILTIVSASIMSLPIPFNPIQILWINIIMDGPPAQSLGIEPAEKGIMLREPERDDILPRKSLLRIIFTGIVMAIGTMALYLYELSLGVSTIKATTIAFTVFVMFQIFNVFNCKSRTGFSNRFLLIAVAASFLLQVMVIYVPFFQGIFKTTELGLVDWIWIIAVSALILVSEKIIRIVDPENN, via the coding sequence ATGAAATGGGGAAAAAAGAGCGTTGAAGAAACATTACAAGAACTAAAAACCACCAGAAATGGTTTAAGTTCATCAGAAGCTCAAAAAAGAGCCCAGGATTATGGCCCTAATGAGTTAGTTGAAGAGAAAAAAGATGGGCCAATTAAAAAGTTCATAATGCAATTTATGGACATACTAATCATTTTATTGATTTTAGCAGCTATTGCTGCCTATTTTGTAGGAGATGCCATAGATGCTGCTGTAATCCTTTTTGTGGTAATTTTAAATGCTACTGTTGGATTTTTACAGGAAAATAAAGCAGAAAAAGCTATGGAAAAGCTTAAAGGATTAATCTCGAGTGAAGCAATTGTTATTAGAGATGGAAGAACTGAAAAAATACCTGCCTCTCAACTTACACTCGGAGATATAGTTGTTATAGAAGAAGGAGATAACGTACCTGCTGATATCCGTTTGATTGAAAGTTATGATCTTAGGATTGATGAATCATCCTTAACCGGCGAATCACTTCCTGTTTCCAAAACAATTGACCATACAAAAGCAGAAAATGAAAGAGAAACCATTGCTTATATGGATACAGATGTTATTTCTGGACGAGGGGTTGGAGCAGTAGTAGAAATTGGAATGGAAACATCCATAGGAAAAATTGCTGAAATGCTGCAAGGTGAAGACACCGCAACACCATTACAAGAGAAGATTTCAGGCCTTGGGAAGATGTTAGGCCTCATTGCAGTAGTAGTATGTATAGGGGTATTCATTTTACAAATATCCAAAGGCATACCCCTGGTAGAAACATTTATGACTGCCGTTTCCCTGGCAGTGGCAGCTGTACCCGAAGGACTACCTGCTATTCTAACATTAACCCTTGCTTTAGGAATGCAGCGAATGGCTAAAAGCAATGCCGTGGTTAGAAAACTCCTGGCAGTTGAAACATTAGGTTCATGCACTGTGATATGTACTGATAAAACAGGAACTCTAACTTTAAACAAGATGTCAGTTAGAGATGCGCGATTAAATTCACCTGAGAAAGCACTTGAAGTATGTGCATTATGTAACAACGCCCACTTATCCAATGGAAAAGTCATTGGAGATCCAACAGATGGTGCTTTGCTATTATTCGCTGAAGAGGAAGATTACTCTCGAGAAGAGTTAGAAAAAGAATACCCACGTATAATGGAAATCCCCCTGGATAGTACCCGTAAAAGAATGAGTACAATAAACAAGAAAGGTGATAAAGATTATATTTTCTCAAAAGGCGCACCAGAAATTGTTTTGAGCCTATGCAAATTCCTTGAAGAAAATGGTACCATTAGAGAGTTAACTGAAACAGATAAAGAAAAAATTCTCAGCGATTTAACTGAAATGACGGGAAATGCACTAAGAGTTTTAGGATTAGCTTATAGAGAATTAGATCCAAATGAAGATCTAGAAGATAAAGACACATTGGAGAGTAATTTAATTTTTGTGGGCCTATCAGGTATGATGGATCCTCCTCGAAAAGAAGCTGCTGAAGCTGTTAGCATATGTAAAAAAGCAGGAATTAAAGTAGTAATGATTACTGGAGATCATAAAGATACCGCTGCAGCCATAGCAAAAGAAATAGGTGTTTTAGAAGGAGGAAAGGTTTTAACTGGAACGGATCTGGACAAAATATCCGATGAAAAATTTTCAGAAATAGTGGAAGATGTGCAAGTTTATGCTAGGGTTTTCCCGGAACAAAAAGTTCGGATAGTAGAAGCACTCCAAAACAAAGATAATGTAGTATCCATGACCGGAGATGGTGTAAACGATGCACCTGCTCTTAAAAAAGCATCAATTGGTGTTTCAATGGGTATTGCTGGAACCGACGTGGCGAAAGAATCTTCAGATATGATATTGCAGGATGATAACTTTTCCACAATTGTCCATGCCATTGAAGAAGGTAGAACCATATTTGATAATATTAGACGTTTTGTTAAGTTCCAGCTTTCAACAAATGTTGGGGCTATCTTAACTATTGTTTCCGCTTCGATCATGAGCTTACCCATCCCATTTAATCCCATACAAATTTTATGGATAAATATTATTATGGATGGGCCTCCTGCCCAATCTTTAGGTATAGAACCCGCAGAAAAAGGAATAATGTTACGTGAACCTGAAAGAGATGACATATTACCCCGAAAAAGTCTTTTAAGGATCATATTTACCGGAATTGTAATGGCTATTGGAACTATGGCACTTTATCTCTACGAGCTATCTCTAGGAGTGAGCACCATTAAAGCAACCACCATTGCTTTTACTGTTTTTGTTATGTTCCAGATTTTCAATGTGTTTAACTGCAAATCAAGGACTGGATTTTCAAACCGTTTCCTCTTAATTGCCGTAGCAGCATCATTTTTACTGCAGGTAATGGTAATTTACGTACCATTTTTCCAAGGCATATTTAAAACTACCGAGCTGGGATTAGTGGACTGGATATGGATAATAGCTGTATCTGCACTTATTCTGGTTAGTGAGAAAATAATAAGAATTGTAGACCCTGAAAATAACTAA
- the cobK gene encoding precorrin-6A reductase, giving the protein MRVVVMAGTQDGVQIIELLNKIRNIHVLATTVTKYGAQIAKKAGANKIISKPLNKDGLVDLILSESIDLIIDATHPFAIEATKNAVSACQKSSIKYIRFERPSTPIPENSKIHQVNSFKEAGKLAFDIVKNGKIMHLAGVSTLNDVLENYPLETIFVRVLPIVSSIKKCEDLGIKSSQIIAMQGIFSKEFNQTLMREYGVSAIITKESGETGGVSSKIDAALELDIDVIIVNRPNVRELSSQSIVNDLKDLKDILLNLIN; this is encoded by the coding sequence ATGCGTGTTGTAGTGATGGCAGGAACTCAAGATGGAGTGCAAATAATCGAATTATTAAACAAAATACGCAATATACATGTTCTAGCTACAACTGTAACTAAGTATGGTGCTCAAATTGCTAAAAAAGCAGGGGCCAATAAAATAATATCCAAACCATTGAATAAAGATGGTTTGGTTGACTTAATTTTAAGCGAAAGTATTGACTTGATTATTGACGCTACACACCCATTTGCCATTGAAGCCACTAAAAATGCAGTGTCGGCCTGTCAAAAATCATCAATTAAATATATACGGTTTGAAAGGCCATCAACCCCCATACCGGAAAATTCAAAGATCCATCAGGTGAACTCCTTCAAAGAAGCCGGAAAACTAGCATTTGATATTGTTAAAAATGGAAAAATCATGCACCTTGCCGGAGTTTCAACATTAAATGACGTGCTGGAAAATTACCCTTTAGAAACTATTTTTGTAAGAGTACTGCCCATTGTTTCATCCATAAAAAAATGTGAGGATTTAGGAATTAAAAGCAGTCAAATAATTGCCATGCAGGGGATATTTTCTAAAGAATTTAACCAAACACTAATGAGAGAATATGGTGTTTCCGCCATTATTACCAAAGAAAGTGGAGAAACCGGAGGAGTTTCCAGTAAAATAGATGCTGCTTTAGAATTAGATATAGATGTAATCATTGTTAACCGACCAAATGTTAGAGAACTATCTTCTCAATCAATAGTTAATGATTTAAAAGATTTAAAAGACATATTATTGAATTTAATCAATTAA
- the glp gene encoding gephyrin-like molybdotransferase Glp, producing MVNEFLKIMELGDAEKIIKNLFDNFYSNKTSEKIDLLAANGRVLAEDVYATMDLPPFDRASKDGYAVISSDTFGATEQTAVPLNFLELIEAGEVPQKKVKKGFCSAINTGAPIPDGADAVVMVEYTEDNNGEIQIYRSAPAGQFITKKGNDITKGKLILKSGTPLTPDKIGVLSAMGLGEISVWKLPRVAVISTGKELVELDKQIEYGQIYDVNSYALESSLLSCGAVPVFGGIVKDNYESLSSSIKKALENSDIVLTSGSTSAGTGDVLKQVLDDMGEVLIHGISVKPGKPTMVGKIGQKIVIGLPGYPVAALMIFQIFIAPYLRKWSGMAQISTKTINALLDERFYSSKGRVHYALVKIKENKIYPILKDSGAITALAEADGYIKIPKNVEILTEGSKVNVFLF from the coding sequence ATGGTTAATGAATTTTTAAAGATAATGGAATTAGGGGATGCTGAAAAAATTATTAAAAATTTGTTTGATAATTTTTATTCAAATAAAACATCGGAGAAAATTGATTTGTTGGCTGCAAACGGGCGTGTTTTAGCAGAGGATGTCTACGCCACAATGGATTTGCCTCCTTTTGATAGGGCATCAAAAGATGGCTATGCTGTTATTTCCAGCGATACTTTTGGGGCAACTGAACAAACAGCAGTTCCTTTAAATTTTTTAGAATTAATTGAAGCAGGTGAAGTTCCTCAAAAAAAAGTAAAAAAAGGTTTTTGTTCAGCTATAAATACTGGCGCTCCTATCCCAGATGGTGCTGATGCCGTGGTGATGGTGGAATACACTGAAGATAATAATGGGGAAATTCAAATTTATCGTAGTGCTCCTGCTGGTCAGTTCATAACAAAAAAAGGCAACGATATAACCAAAGGCAAGTTAATCCTTAAATCAGGCACTCCTCTAACTCCAGATAAAATAGGGGTTTTAAGTGCAATGGGGTTAGGTGAAATCTCTGTATGGAAACTTCCTCGAGTCGCAGTCATTTCCACTGGAAAAGAACTGGTAGAATTGGATAAACAAATCGAGTATGGTCAGATATATGATGTGAATTCTTACGCTTTAGAAAGTTCACTCTTGTCTTGTGGTGCAGTGCCGGTTTTTGGAGGCATAGTAAAAGATAATTATGAATCTCTTTCATCATCCATTAAAAAAGCCCTTGAAAATTCAGATATTGTATTAACTTCGGGTAGTACTTCTGCCGGAACAGGGGATGTGCTGAAACAAGTACTGGATGATATGGGTGAAGTTTTAATTCATGGTATTTCTGTAAAACCTGGAAAACCAACTATGGTTGGTAAAATAGGTCAAAAAATTGTAATTGGGCTTCCGGGTTATCCTGTGGCGGCATTAATGATATTTCAAATATTCATAGCTCCTTATTTGAGAAAATGGAGTGGTATGGCCCAGATTTCTACTAAAACTATTAATGCACTATTGGATGAAAGATTTTACTCATCTAAAGGCCGAGTTCATTATGCTTTGGTTAAAATTAAGGAAAATAAAATTTATCCCATACTAAAAGACTCTGGAGCCATAACTGCCTTAGCTGAGGCTGATGGTTATATTAAGATTCCAAAAAATGTGGAAATTTTGACTGAAGGCAGCAAAGTAAACGTATTTTTATTTTAA